From a region of the Thermosipho melanesiensis BI429 genome:
- a CDS encoding ABC transporter permease produces MNTKHWTQLIIGLLFFVFLFFSKTLAFGLVLPLFAIVTTIFNTKKVYHYIFLFISLLLYFSAFFGFKYLFVFSPRFNYLLSIVLYLFSLPLPGLFKFVRNRIYQMLILLVIYVTVVFFIFLAMPGDYTSKFLDPKIMKQPEMMERIKKLFGVGDPWYVKYAKHMRNFFNLELGISFSEYPKRVEEIIAERLPRTVFLFLMTTLSSYVLGYNLGKRIAWKRGGISDKIATFVGIVFWTIFTPFFMLIMIWLFGVVLKIFPISGFIEPSKWLNVKFSTQDVFIRLLLSAFLLVVFWVVGLIVAAFMKTKKAKSISMLSITFFGIAIVILYWIFNGYGYYALDIVYHVVLPVLSLTVLGFAGSMLVMRDTMLEIIKEDYITTAKAKGLPDKVVRDKHAARTALLPLVTSFVLSLATTVSGGVITETMFSWKGMGLTLLNATLVQDTPLAMGCLTFTGVFILVAHLVADILYAILDPRIRY; encoded by the coding sequence ATGAATACAAAACACTGGACACAGTTAATAATAGGATTGTTGTTTTTTGTGTTTTTGTTTTTCTCCAAAACTCTTGCTTTTGGATTAGTTTTGCCCTTGTTTGCAATTGTGACAACTATATTTAATACGAAAAAGGTTTATCATTATATTTTTCTTTTTATATCTCTTTTACTTTATTTTTCTGCGTTTTTTGGGTTTAAATACCTATTTGTTTTTAGTCCAAGATTTAACTATTTACTTTCTATTGTTTTGTACTTATTTTCACTACCACTTCCTGGATTGTTTAAATTTGTAAGAAACAGGATATATCAAATGTTAATTTTACTTGTGATATATGTAACTGTTGTGTTTTTTATATTCTTAGCAATGCCAGGAGATTATACTTCAAAGTTTCTTGACCCGAAAATTATGAAACAACCGGAAATGATGGAGAGAATAAAAAAACTGTTTGGTGTAGGTGATCCGTGGTATGTAAAATACGCAAAACATATGCGAAATTTCTTTAATTTGGAACTTGGAATATCTTTTTCGGAATATCCCAAACGAGTGGAAGAAATAATTGCAGAAAGGCTTCCAAGAACTGTATTTTTGTTTTTAATGACCACACTTTCTTCGTATGTTTTGGGATATAACCTTGGAAAAAGAATTGCTTGGAAACGTGGAGGCATTTCAGATAAAATTGCCACATTTGTTGGAATAGTCTTTTGGACTATATTTACTCCGTTTTTTATGCTTATTATGATTTGGCTTTTTGGTGTTGTGTTGAAAATATTCCCAATAAGCGGTTTTATAGAACCATCTAAATGGTTGAACGTTAAATTCTCTACTCAAGATGTATTTATAAGGCTTTTGTTAAGTGCGTTTTTACTAGTTGTTTTCTGGGTAGTAGGGTTAATAGTTGCAGCATTTATGAAAACAAAAAAGGCTAAATCAATATCTATGTTAAGCATTACTTTTTTTGGTATTGCTATTGTAATTCTTTATTGGATATTTAATGGATATGGGTATTATGCATTAGATATAGTGTATCATGTTGTTCTTCCAGTATTATCATTAACAGTTCTTGGTTTTGCGGGAAGTATGTTGGTTATGAGAGATACTATGCTTGAGATAATAAAAGAAGATTATATTACAACAGCAAAAGCTAAAGGACTTCCCGATAAAGTTGTGAGAGACAAACATGCGGCAAGAACGGCGTTATTACCGTTAGTTACTAGTTTTGTTTTATCCCTTGCAACTACTGTTAGTGGTGGTGTTATTACAGAGACTATGTTTTCTTGGAAAGGTATGGGACTTACTTTATTAAATGCTACACTTGTTCAAGATACACCTCTTGCAATGGGATGTTTAACTTTTACCGGTGTGTTTATTCTTGTGGCTCATTTGGTAGCTGATATTCTATATGCAATCCTTGATCCTAGAATTAGATATTGA
- a CDS encoding ABC transporter ATP-binding protein encodes MIGSSVTIKNLNKWFDDFQVLKDINLKIKKGEFFSLLGPSGCGKTTLLRIIAGLESADSGDVLFDSESVLSMPPNRRPANTIFQNYALFPHLNVFENIAFSMRLKKMDENEIMEKVEKLLFLVKLEEHAYKKPNQLSGGQKQRVAIARALANEPKVLLLDEPVSALDAKLRQELLIELDNLHDQVGITFIYVTHDQAEALSISDHVAVMNEGRVVQYGTPYEIYESPADKFVATFIGETNLMKSKVEEVNNEFIKVTTPGIGEFVCYKDKEVNENAHILITLRPEKIKISKKPLKGENVFHGVIEEEIYMGYQTKYFVKLDEGYILKVYKQHINYLLDETILTWKDEIFVSWDPNDSYIVEVE; translated from the coding sequence ATGATTGGGAGTTCTGTAACTATAAAAAATCTAAATAAATGGTTTGATGATTTTCAAGTATTAAAGGATATTAATTTAAAAATTAAGAAGGGAGAATTTTTCTCCCTTCTTGGTCCTTCTGGATGTGGCAAGACTACGCTTTTAAGAATAATTGCAGGGCTCGAAAGTGCTGATAGTGGAGATGTTTTGTTTGATAGTGAGTCAGTTTTGAGTATGCCTCCAAATAGGAGACCTGCTAATACAATATTTCAAAATTATGCTTTATTTCCGCATTTAAATGTGTTTGAAAATATTGCTTTTTCTATGAGACTAAAAAAGATGGATGAAAATGAGATAATGGAAAAGGTTGAAAAATTGCTTTTTCTTGTAAAGTTGGAAGAACATGCATATAAAAAGCCGAATCAATTATCCGGGGGGCAAAAACAAAGAGTAGCTATTGCAAGAGCTCTTGCAAATGAACCAAAAGTGCTTCTTTTAGATGAACCCGTAAGTGCTTTGGATGCAAAGCTTAGACAGGAACTTTTAATCGAACTTGATAATCTTCATGATCAGGTGGGAATTACTTTTATATATGTAACACATGATCAAGCTGAAGCATTGAGTATATCTGATCATGTTGCGGTAATGAATGAAGGAAGAGTTGTACAATATGGTACTCCTTACGAAATTTATGAAAGTCCTGCGGATAAATTTGTAGCAACATTCATTGGAGAAACAAATCTTATGAAAAGTAAGGTTGAAGAAGTTAATAATGAGTTTATTAAGGTAACTACTCCTGGAATAGGTGAATTTGTGTGTTATAAAGATAAGGAAGTTAATGAAAATGCTCATATTTTGATTACATTAAGGCCTGAAAAAATTAAGATATCGAAAAAGCCTTTAAAAGGTGAAAACGTATTTCATGGGGTAATTGAAGAGGAAATTTACATGGGATATCAAACGAAATATTTTGTAAAATTAGATGAAGGTTATATCTTAAAGGTGTATAAACAGCATATAAATTATTTGTTGGATGAAACTATATTAACTTGGAAAGATGAGATTTTTGTAAGTTGGGATCCAAATGATAGTTATATTGTTGAGGTGGAATGA
- a CDS encoding ABC transporter permease: protein MANESITKIKLKLFIKNFRKNWNLFKESKMGVFGLTIIIIFGIFALTYPIAWQFVDHSIYHPVTGTDPRVQDISYISKHMSAQNIIKGIEIPSSKLFTYSFLDQGEAFKKEIEKRIDIAQRQFVNLDYAQAFRHILDTIVDSYFPIKERMRFQTQLSQLLEEDLIIVKPLSDVVEIGDRKKFSLTSFKKLLESVDVETLAKALSVYKNKREVSTIGLWIKIAKGRDEREKFNELLGLNYNEEEIKQAEEEIFKAVQKLYKEGEINVQVSVSNQKDLEDVIRFDKISTFDLTKATVFNTLVDLITYAKIKENEEIISKLENSHYKDLMPFAETKVPDLENSENKKSNLNRIEQYFSELKKTFTQLGLTFDIKNPQIILDYLSGINLATISFDLSSDIKAKLENKLKDFEDIQESFRKKQEDLFKLVANSRVFMMSIISDIYNKSIEQIKVPEVYLSMDYTKFIPALDKPMVALLSYATKGTKHFDLIVENIKSAGDINYKREDIVEKLEGNLALTEQINFINKFHEYDILSKQTMKSLIKKYIENLEDKSYWEEKYSNVLMAQNDISTVVDNLKKTINLSQKDAQKLLVSIYNQLALESKLGIQHPLPPNRWHVLGTDPGGRDIFMQLWRSTPSEFMLGFLAAVITVTIGTIIGTTAAYYGGIIDTFFMRLADLMLLFPGIAFLIVLSGFFKLNLFWLALILGLLGGFGGITLVIKAQALTIKVKPYIEAAKVAGASNRYIIFNHIIPNVMPLSFLYMMFNVTGAVFSEASLSFFGLLRIRISWGIMINTAWTSGYLSSGNIGAYWWLWIPAGLIITIFCSGFYFLGRGLEEIVNPRLRKR from the coding sequence ATGGCAAATGAATCTATTACTAAAATAAAATTAAAACTTTTCATAAAAAATTTTAGAAAGAATTGGAATCTTTTTAAAGAGAGTAAAATGGGAGTTTTTGGGTTAACCATTATAATCATATTTGGTATCTTTGCACTTACTTATCCGATTGCGTGGCAATTTGTAGATCATAGTATCTATCATCCTGTTACTGGTACTGATCCACGGGTTCAAGATATTTCATACATTTCAAAGCACATGTCAGCTCAAAATATCATTAAGGGAATAGAGATTCCTTCTTCAAAACTTTTTACCTATTCATTTCTTGATCAAGGTGAAGCATTTAAAAAAGAAATTGAGAAAAGGATAGATATTGCTCAAAGGCAATTTGTTAATCTGGATTATGCACAAGCCTTTAGACATATACTAGATACAATAGTAGATAGTTATTTTCCCATAAAAGAAAGAATGAGATTTCAAACTCAGTTATCTCAGTTATTGGAAGAGGATCTAATTATTGTTAAACCCTTATCTGATGTGGTTGAAATTGGTGACAGAAAGAAATTTTCATTAACATCTTTTAAAAAGCTTTTAGAAAGTGTAGATGTTGAAACGTTGGCAAAAGCGTTATCCGTTTATAAAAATAAAAGGGAAGTTTCTACCATTGGTCTTTGGATAAAAATAGCAAAGGGTAGAGATGAAAGAGAAAAATTCAATGAGCTTTTAGGATTAAACTATAATGAAGAGGAAATAAAACAAGCAGAAGAAGAAATATTTAAAGCAGTTCAAAAGTTGTACAAAGAGGGAGAAATAAACGTTCAAGTTTCGGTTTCCAATCAGAAAGATTTAGAGGATGTAATAAGGTTTGATAAAATTTCTACATTTGATCTAACAAAGGCAACGGTCTTTAATACATTGGTAGATTTAATTACATATGCAAAGATAAAAGAAAATGAGGAAATTATTTCAAAATTAGAGAATTCGCATTACAAAGATCTAATGCCATTTGCTGAAACTAAGGTCCCTGATTTGGAAAATTCTGAGAATAAAAAATCAAATTTGAATAGAATAGAGCAGTATTTTTCTGAGCTTAAAAAGACCTTTACTCAGTTAGGTTTAACATTTGATATTAAAAATCCACAAATAATATTAGATTATTTATCAGGAATAAATCTTGCAACGATAAGTTTTGATTTGTCATCAGATATTAAAGCAAAATTGGAAAATAAGCTAAAAGATTTTGAAGATATACAGGAAAGTTTTAGAAAAAAACAAGAAGATCTTTTCAAGCTTGTAGCAAATTCGAGAGTTTTCATGATGTCAATAATATCAGATATTTACAACAAATCAATTGAACAAATAAAAGTTCCAGAGGTGTATCTTTCAATGGATTATACTAAATTTATTCCCGCTTTGGATAAACCTATGGTGGCGCTTTTGTCATATGCAACAAAAGGAACAAAGCATTTTGATTTAATAGTGGAAAACATAAAAAGTGCTGGGGATATAAATTACAAAAGGGAAGATATAGTAGAAAAACTGGAAGGTAATTTAGCGCTTACTGAACAGATAAACTTTATAAACAAATTCCACGAGTATGATATTTTATCAAAACAAACTATGAAAAGTTTAATAAAAAAATACATAGAAAATCTAGAAGATAAAAGTTATTGGGAAGAAAAATACAGTAATGTTTTGATGGCCCAGAATGATATTTCAACAGTTGTTGATAATTTGAAAAAAACAATTAATCTTTCGCAGAAAGATGCTCAAAAGTTATTGGTTTCAATATACAATCAGCTTGCTCTTGAATCAAAATTGGGAATTCAACATCCACTTCCTCCAAATAGATGGCATGTTTTGGGTACTGATCCAGGTGGAAGAGATATATTTATGCAGCTTTGGAGGAGTACGCCTAGTGAATTTATGTTGGGATTTCTTGCGGCAGTTATTACTGTAACTATTGGTACAATAATAGGAACTACTGCAGCATATTACGGTGGAATAATTGATACATTTTTTATGAGACTTGCGGATTTGATGCTCTTGTTTCCTGGTATAGCATTTTTAATTGTTTTGTCGGGATTCTTTAAATTAAATCTTTTCTGGCTTGCTTTGATTTTAGGTCTTCTTGGAGGATTTGGAGGAATAACTTTGGTTATTAAAGCGCAGGCGTTAACTATAAAAGTGAAACCTTATATAGAAGCTGCAAAAGTTGCAGGAGCGAGCAACAGATATATTATATTCAATCACATTATTCCCAATGTCATGCCTCTTTCATTCCTATATATGATGTTTAACGTTACAGGGGCTGTATTTTCAGAAGCATCCCTTAGCTTTTTCGGGCTTTTGAGGATAAGGATTAGTTGGGGTATAATGATCAATACAGCATGGACATCTGGTTATCTTTCATCGGGAAATATAGGTGCATATTGGTGGCTTTGGATACCTGCGGGGTTAATAATAACAATATTCTGTTCAGGATTTTATTTCTTAGGAAGAGGTCTCGAAGAAATTGTCAACCCAAGACTTAGAAAGAGGTGA
- a CDS encoding ABC transporter permease — MKPGSFSKIITIFVIIFFYIPIFIVVLFSFNNSKSPVWVGFSFHWYKELFFNSFDIWNAFFNSIIVAVSSSVIATVLGTLAAIGLYLERFKYKKYIWIISYLPLIIPDIIIGISLLIFFVMIKTKLSLFTIFIAHTTFSLPYAMMIVFSRLQDFDKSIIDASYDLGASKLETLLRVIVPASFPGILAAFFMSLTLSIDDFVITFFVAGPGSTTLPLKIYSMIRFGITPTINAISTIMLVGTIGISFLMRKQLRYIF; from the coding sequence ATGAAACCAGGTAGTTTTTCAAAAATCATAACGATATTTGTAATTATATTTTTTTACATACCAATATTCATTGTTGTGTTGTTTTCATTTAACAATTCAAAATCTCCCGTTTGGGTAGGTTTTAGTTTTCATTGGTATAAAGAATTGTTTTTCAATTCATTTGATATTTGGAATGCATTTTTTAACTCCATAATTGTGGCGGTTTCTTCCAGTGTTATTGCTACCGTACTTGGTACTCTTGCCGCAATAGGTTTATATTTGGAGAGGTTTAAGTACAAAAAATATATTTGGATTATTTCGTATTTACCGTTAATAATACCGGATATAATCATTGGTATTTCATTACTGATTTTTTTTGTCATGATAAAAACAAAATTGAGTCTTTTTACAATATTCATAGCGCATACAACTTTTTCTTTGCCATATGCTATGATGATAGTTTTTTCAAGGTTACAGGATTTTGATAAGAGTATAATAGATGCATCATATGATCTTGGCGCATCAAAGCTCGAAACATTATTAAGGGTAATAGTCCCAGCAAGCTTTCCTGGTATTCTTGCGGCATTTTTTATGTCATTAACACTTTCAATTGATGATTTTGTCATAACATTTTTTGTTGCAGGTCCTGGTTCAACTACTTTACCGTTGAAAATTTATTCAATGATTAGGTTTGGAATAACTCCAACAATAAATGCTATTTCCACAATTATGCTTGTTGGGACAATTGGTATAAGCTTTTTAATGAGAAAACAATTGAGATATATCTTTTAG
- a CDS encoding ABC transporter ATP-binding protein — MALLEVKNLKMHYKTKMGYVKAVDGINFTLDSGESLGIVGESGCGKTSVSMTMLRLLPENGEFKEGKVLFNDNGKIVDLVSLSEEEMRKYRWKGLAMVFQAAMNSLNPVYKVGDQIVEAILTHYPEMSIDDAKKKVAKLFELVGLDPKRMEQYPHQYSGGMKQRAVIALALSCDPKVIIADEPTTALDVIVQDKILKEMKKIQKQLNMAMIYISHDIAVIAEVSDKIAVMYAGKFVELGSSRDIFKNPMHPYTFLLMNAFPSTIGEKKKLLTIPGEPPNLLNPPKGCRFAPRCPWATEKCKNEEPEYKEIEDGHFVACWHPLSEEVRKDAKIEL, encoded by the coding sequence GTGGCATTGCTTGAAGTAAAAAATTTAAAGATGCACTATAAAACTAAAATGGGGTATGTAAAAGCCGTTGATGGAATAAATTTCACCTTGGATAGTGGTGAAAGTTTGGGAATAGTGGGTGAATCTGGATGTGGGAAGACGTCTGTTTCAATGACAATGTTAAGACTTTTGCCAGAAAATGGTGAGTTTAAAGAAGGAAAAGTATTATTTAATGACAATGGAAAAATTGTTGATCTTGTTTCCCTTTCAGAAGAAGAGATGAGAAAGTATAGATGGAAAGGTCTTGCCATGGTTTTTCAAGCTGCTATGAATTCGTTGAATCCAGTGTACAAGGTTGGTGATCAAATAGTTGAAGCTATATTAACTCATTATCCAGAAATGAGTATTGACGATGCTAAAAAGAAAGTTGCAAAGTTGTTTGAGCTAGTTGGTCTTGATCCAAAAAGAATGGAACAATATCCACACCAATACAGTGGAGGAATGAAACAAAGAGCTGTTATTGCGCTTGCTCTATCTTGTGATCCAAAGGTAATTATTGCTGATGAACCAACAACTGCACTGGATGTTATAGTTCAGGATAAGATTTTAAAGGAAATGAAAAAAATACAAAAACAACTAAATATGGCAATGATCTATATATCACATGATATAGCTGTTATAGCCGAAGTTAGTGATAAGATAGCTGTTATGTATGCTGGAAAGTTTGTTGAACTTGGAAGTTCGCGTGATATATTTAAAAATCCAATGCATCCATATACATTTTTACTTATGAATGCATTTCCAAGTACAATTGGTGAAAAGAAAAAATTGTTAACTATCCCAGGAGAACCTCCAAATCTTTTAAACCCACCAAAGGGATGTAGATTTGCACCGCGATGTCCTTGGGCGACGGAAAAGTGCAAGAATGAAGAGCCGGAATATAAAGAAATTGAGGATGGACACTTTGTAGCATGTTGGCATCCTTTAAGTGAAGAGGTGAGAAAAGATGCAAAAATTGAGCTCTAA
- the rsmD gene encoding 16S rRNA (guanine(966)-N(2))-methyltransferase RsmD, which yields MLFIESGIFKGSKIETVPNFKTRYTPGIVRLALVNMLDLNDKKVLDLCAGSGIAGLEFLSNGAGYVTFVDISDRAIKTISKNVKKLNLKEKVNLIKKDARIFLKSIKEKYDIVFMDPPFGLGIVNEILQLICKSLEDDGILIVEHSKREKTTPPDCLEVLKIKNYGDVVIDLYKLKDISQLFSH from the coding sequence GTGTTATTTATTGAGTCTGGAATTTTTAAAGGTTCAAAAATTGAAACAGTTCCAAATTTCAAAACAAGGTACACTCCTGGCATTGTTAGATTAGCACTTGTTAATATGTTAGATTTAAACGATAAAAAGGTTTTAGATTTATGTGCAGGTAGTGGAATAGCAGGGTTGGAATTTTTAAGTAATGGAGCCGGGTATGTTACTTTTGTAGATATATCAGATAGAGCAATAAAAACTATTAGCAAAAATGTTAAAAAGTTAAATTTGAAAGAAAAAGTTAACTTAATAAAAAAAGATGCAAGAATATTTTTGAAAAGCATTAAAGAAAAATATGACATAGTTTTTATGGATCCACCTTTTGGATTAGGCATTGTAAACGAAATATTGCAATTAATTTGCAAAAGCTTGGAAGATGATGGCATTTTAATTGTTGAACATTCAAAGAGAGAAAAAACAACACCTCCAGACTGTCTGGAGGTGTTGAAAATAAAAAATTATGGTGATGTTGTTATCGATTTGTATAAACTAAAAGATATATCTCAATTGTTTTCTCATTAA
- a CDS encoding ABC transporter permease, with the protein MKYTLGYSFWLLIFFLVPIIIVLSYSFMEKSIYGGIDFSFSIDGYKTLFSVGYLKILWRSIWISVLATIITILLALPTAYFIANSKIKNFLLLLVVIPFWTNSLIRIYAWIFVLGNNGIVNQLISKLTGNYIQFLYNPFAVILVIVYTYLPYAIIPLFASIERLDKTIMEASLDLGSSRLKAFFKVLIPNIKSGIITATIFVFIPALGSYAIPDLVGGKNSKMVGNEIVRQLTVAKNWPAATAISAILTILTLMSVLLFVKQTQKGELK; encoded by the coding sequence ATGAAATATACGTTGGGTTATTCATTTTGGTTGCTGATTTTCTTTTTAGTGCCGATTATTATAGTTCTTAGCTATAGTTTTATGGAAAAATCTATTTATGGTGGGATTGATTTTTCTTTTTCGATTGATGGATATAAAACTTTGTTCTCTGTTGGATACTTGAAAATACTTTGGAGAAGTATTTGGATATCAGTTTTAGCTACAATAATTACTATTTTGCTTGCCCTTCCGACAGCATATTTTATTGCGAATAGTAAAATTAAAAATTTTTTACTTTTACTTGTTGTAATACCTTTTTGGACAAACTCATTAATAAGGATATATGCGTGGATTTTCGTGTTAGGAAACAATGGAATAGTTAATCAGCTAATTTCAAAATTGACGGGTAACTATATACAATTTTTGTACAACCCATTTGCAGTAATATTAGTAATAGTCTATACATACTTACCTTATGCTATCATACCATTATTTGCTTCTATTGAAAGGTTAGATAAAACAATTATGGAAGCGTCTTTAGATTTAGGTTCAAGTAGATTAAAAGCTTTTTTTAAGGTGTTAATTCCTAACATAAAATCGGGAATAATAACCGCTACCATTTTTGTTTTTATTCCAGCACTTGGCTCTTATGCAATTCCCGATCTAGTTGGTGGTAAAAATTCCAAAATGGTAGGAAATGAAATTGTAAGGCAATTAACCGTTGCAAAGAATTGGCCGGCAGCTACAGCGATTTCAGCGATATTAACAATACTAACATTAATGAGTGTACTTTTATTTGTAAAACAAACGCAAAAAGGGGAGTTAAAATGA
- a CDS encoding ABC transporter substrate-binding protein: protein MKRLLVFLTILLSIFIFAETVVNYALLEDITTTNIWNLLGSGSSAWNFYVQLWKYPSLLSMNKDGMLIPSAALEVPTIVEEDGMYTVTVKLRKDLRWSDGSPFTADDVVFTYNTIQELQIPGGNWTGAYEPKKVEKIDPWTVKFYFEEKKTMTIYYDTLMTALVCKNFWEPYVEKAKQQENPVNWLLSQEVVDPGITALNLGKIEKGAFVEVKKEVDDNFYWAKGEKSIYYENGGFVVENPNSGYKWTSNNPEPNGYVKLEVVNGPYVDKIIYRIYGNKSVALQALQKGDVDFVLNPNGLTSGEFESLKGVPGIKLTVNPSLGFRYLAFNMRKYPFNIKEFRQAIAALIDRDYICNRVLQGKAIPLATPVPPANTFWFNTDVKTIGEGLSRAERYQLAVDLLKKAGFSWDQEPVINPDNPANPVSKRGKGLKGPDGNYVPDLELLSPSGEYDPMRATTAIYIEQWAKDLGIPIDVKLTDFNEIVTRAFDEVDFDMYMLGWGIGRVPTYFKSFWASDQMAPEGFNTPGYNNPEFDALVEEFEMADNFDEAVEAIKEAQELLAEDLPYIILFTTPIYEAYRDTIQFPYTDTLDGIQNYNGFPENVMKVK, encoded by the coding sequence ATGAAACGTTTGTTAGTTTTTCTAACTATTTTATTGAGTATATTTATATTTGCTGAAACAGTTGTGAACTATGCTTTACTAGAGGATATTACGACAACAAATATTTGGAATCTGTTAGGTTCTGGTTCATCGGCGTGGAATTTCTATGTGCAGCTTTGGAAATATCCATCATTGCTTTCCATGAACAAAGATGGAATGTTGATACCATCTGCAGCGTTAGAAGTTCCAACAATAGTAGAAGAAGATGGAATGTATACAGTAACGGTTAAATTGAGAAAAGATTTAAGATGGAGTGATGGTTCACCATTTACAGCAGATGATGTTGTGTTTACCTATAATACCATTCAAGAATTGCAAATACCAGGTGGTAACTGGACGGGTGCATATGAACCCAAAAAGGTTGAAAAAATTGATCCATGGACTGTAAAATTCTACTTTGAAGAAAAAAAGACAATGACAATATATTACGATACACTTATGACAGCATTGGTATGTAAAAATTTCTGGGAACCATATGTAGAAAAAGCTAAACAACAAGAGAATCCTGTTAATTGGTTACTAAGTCAAGAAGTTGTAGATCCTGGTATTACTGCATTAAACCTTGGGAAGATAGAAAAAGGTGCATTTGTTGAAGTGAAAAAAGAAGTTGATGATAACTTTTATTGGGCAAAAGGTGAAAAATCTATTTACTATGAAAATGGTGGATTTGTAGTTGAAAATCCAAACAGTGGTTACAAATGGACAAGTAACAATCCAGAGCCAAATGGATATGTAAAGTTAGAAGTTGTTAATGGACCATATGTTGATAAAATTATATATAGAATTTATGGGAACAAGTCTGTTGCGCTACAAGCACTTCAAAAAGGCGATGTTGATTTCGTACTGAATCCAAATGGTTTAACATCTGGAGAATTTGAATCTCTTAAGGGTGTACCTGGCATAAAATTAACAGTTAATCCTTCACTTGGATTTAGATATCTTGCATTTAACATGAGAAAATATCCTTTCAATATAAAGGAATTTAGGCAAGCAATAGCAGCATTAATAGACAGGGACTATATTTGTAATAGGGTACTTCAAGGAAAGGCAATTCCTCTTGCAACACCTGTACCACCAGCAAATACGTTCTGGTTTAATACGGATGTAAAGACCATAGGTGAAGGACTTTCAAGAGCGGAAAGATATCAATTGGCCGTAGATCTTCTTAAGAAGGCGGGCTTTAGCTGGGATCAAGAGCCAGTTATAAATCCAGATAATCCTGCAAATCCAGTTTCCAAACGCGGTAAAGGACTTAAAGGTCCAGATGGAAACTACGTACCAGATCTTGAACTTCTTTCACCATCAGGTGAATACGACCCAATGAGAGCAACAACAGCAATATATATTGAGCAATGGGCAAAAGATCTTGGTATTCCAATTGATGTAAAACTTACAGATTTCAATGAAATAGTTACAAGGGCATTTGATGAGGTTGATTTTGATATGTACATGCTTGGTTGGGGTATAGGAAGAGTACCAACATACTTTAAGAGCTTCTGGGCATCAGACCAAATGGCACCAGAAGGATTTAACACTCCAGGTTACAATAATCCTGAATTTGATGCATTAGTAGAAGAATTTGAAATGGCAGATAACTTTGATGAAGCAGTTGAAGCGATAAAAGAAGCACAAGAACTTCTTGCAGAAGATCTTCCATATATCATTCTCTTTACAACACCAATTTACGAGGCTTACAGAGATACAATCCAATTCCCGTACACAGACACACTCGATGGTATTCAAAACTATAACGGATTCCCGGAAAATGTAATGAAAGTAAAATAA